Genomic DNA from Rathayibacter sp. VKM Ac-2759:
GCAGCCGGTGAGCGCGGCGAGGGCGGCAGCCGCGGCGAGGACACCGGCCACGTGGGAGGGGTGCCTGCTCCTGCCCGCTGGTGCACCGCCGGTGAGGGGTGGGGTGTGCTCAGCCAAGGTCGACTCCGATCTCACTCATGAACGCCTCGGCGTCGATGGAAGTCCCGTCGACGCGTGTCTCGAAGTGCAGGTGGCAGCCGGAGGAGGCGCCGGTGGAGCCGACGAGCGCGATGACGTCGCCGGCAGCGACCTGCTCGCCCACCTCGACCAGCAGCTCGCCGTTGTGCGCGTACCCGGTCTGGATGCCGTCGTCGTTCTCGAGGAGGATCCAGTTGCCGTAGCTGCCCGCGTAGCCGGCTTCTTCGACCGTTCCGTTGGCCGCCGCGAGCACGGGAGTTCCGCACGGCGCCGCCAGATCGGTGCCCTTGTGGAACGCGCTGACACCGGCGACAGGCGCGTCAGGGCGAGGACCGAACGTGCTGGAAATGCGTCCCGCGACAGGGAGAACCCACGCCCCGCTGAGAGTTCCCGCGACCGTTTCCTCCTGCGCGGCGTCCTCGATCAGTTCGGTGGCGACCACGGTGGG
This window encodes:
- a CDS encoding M23 family metallopeptidase — protein: MIAATSSMPAFAVDTGRNLSSAAPGVAAQPQTFVAAGAVQQTVTRDAFAAEAKPEVLVPTVVATELIEDAAQEETVAGTLSGAWVLPVAGRISSTFGPRPDAPVAGVSAFHKGTDLAAPCGTPVLAAANGTVEEAGYAGSYGNWILLENDDGIQTGYAHNGELLVEVGEQVAAGDVIALVGSTGASSGCHLHFETRVDGTSIDAEAFMSEIGVDLG